A stretch of Gemmobacter fulvus DNA encodes these proteins:
- the murD gene encoding UDP-N-acetylmuramoyl-L-alanine--D-glutamate ligase, whose protein sequence is MIPVQGFAGQKVAVLGLGRSGLATARALVAGGAEPLLWDDSAEARGKAEAEGFTCTDLLRHGAMDGVACLITSPGIPHLYPSPNKVIARAMALGIPVDNDIGLFFRSFATEVWGDFDTAPRVVCVTGSNGKSTTTALIHHILQVAGRPTQMAGNIGRGVLDIDPPQDGEVIVLELSSYQTDLARALTPDVAVFTNLSPDHLDRHNGMGGYFAAKRRLFAEGGPDRAVIGMDEPEGQYLANQMGEGPADDRVIRISSGSKLEGFGWSVFARKGFLSEWRKGKQMASLDLRTVAGLPGAHNHQNACAAYAACRALGVAPKLIEQAFHAFAGLPHRSQLVGERGGVRFINDSKATNVDAAAKALQAFPKIRWIAGGMGKDGGIAALGPHLGSVVKAYLIGHSARDFALQLGTVPAEICETMAQAVAQAAAEAEPGEVVLLAPAAASFDQYPNFEKRGEDFTARVKALLG, encoded by the coding sequence ATGATTCCGGTGCAGGGTTTTGCAGGACAAAAGGTTGCGGTTCTGGGGCTGGGCCGCTCAGGTCTGGCCACCGCACGGGCGCTGGTGGCAGGTGGCGCAGAGCCGCTGCTCTGGGATGACAGCGCCGAGGCGCGCGGCAAGGCCGAAGCCGAAGGCTTTACCTGCACCGACCTGCTGCGCCATGGCGCGATGGACGGCGTGGCCTGCCTGATCACCTCTCCGGGCATCCCGCACCTTTACCCAAGCCCCAACAAGGTGATTGCCCGGGCGATGGCGCTCGGCATCCCGGTCGACAATGACATCGGCCTGTTCTTCCGCAGCTTCGCAACCGAGGTCTGGGGCGATTTCGACACCGCCCCGCGCGTGGTCTGCGTCACCGGCTCCAACGGTAAATCCACCACCACGGCGCTGATCCACCATATCCTCCAGGTCGCCGGACGGCCCACCCAGATGGCGGGCAATATCGGGCGCGGCGTGCTCGACATCGACCCGCCGCAGGATGGCGAGGTGATCGTGCTGGAGCTTTCCAGCTATCAGACCGATCTGGCGCGTGCCCTGACCCCGGATGTGGCAGTGTTCACCAATCTGTCACCCGATCATCTGGACCGGCACAATGGCATGGGCGGCTATTTCGCGGCCAAGCGGCGGCTGTTTGCCGAAGGTGGCCCCGACCGCGCGGTGATCGGCATGGACGAGCCCGAAGGCCAGTATCTCGCCAATCAGATGGGCGAAGGTCCGGCGGATGACCGGGTGATCCGCATCTCCTCGGGCAGCAAGCTCGAGGGTTTCGGCTGGTCTGTCTTTGCCCGCAAGGGCTTCTTGTCCGAATGGCGCAAGGGCAAACAGATGGCGAGCCTGGATCTGCGCACTGTGGCAGGCCTGCCCGGTGCCCATAACCACCAGAACGCCTGCGCCGCCTATGCTGCCTGCCGCGCGCTGGGGGTGGCCCCGAAACTGATCGAACAGGCCTTCCACGCCTTCGCGGGCCTGCCCCACCGCAGCCAACTGGTGGGCGAACGGGGTGGCGTGCGCTTCATCAATGACAGCAAGGCCACCAATGTCGATGCGGCGGCCAAGGCGCTGCAAGCCTTCCCCAAGATCCGCTGGATCGCAGGCGGCATGGGCAAGGACGGCGGCATAGCCGCCCTCGGGCCGCATCTGGGGTCGGTGGTGAAGGCCTATCTCATCGGCCATTCCGCCCGCGATTTCGCGTTGCAACTTGGCACCGTGCCCGCCGAGATCTGCGAAACCATGGCGCAGGCCGTGGCACAGGCCGCCGCCGAGGCCGAGCCCGGCGAGGTGGTGCTGCTGGCCCCAGCCGCTGCCAGCTTTGACCAATATCCGAATTTCGAAAAACGCGGCGAGGATTTCACCGCACGGGTCAAAGCCCTGCTGGGCTGA
- a CDS encoding fatty acid desaturase, whose amino-acid sequence MKTSSETAPAGRVRQAKDWVQVLAKYREPSTRRSILELVATVVPFLLLWTLAWLSMMISYWLTLGIAVLNGLFLVRLFCIQHDCGHGSFFKSRTVQDWVGRCLGVLTLTPYDVWRRTHSIHHAQHGNLDQRGIGDVLTLTVEEYRARGRFGRLMYRLYRNPLVLFVLGPSYLFILQNRLPLGLMTSGWRYWLSAMGTNAVLAIILGLMIWLGGLMPLLLIYLPTSMIAGTIGVWLFYVQHQFEETHWAKGDDWQLHEAALAGSSHYVLPQPLRWLSANIGIHHVHHLYSRIPFYRLPEILRDYAELAEAQRLTPLESLRSVNMHLWDEKLGRLLSFREVRSLYGVA is encoded by the coding sequence ATGAAGACATCATCGGAAACGGCACCCGCCGGGCGCGTGCGTCAGGCAAAGGATTGGGTTCAGGTTCTTGCGAAATACCGCGAACCCTCCACCCGGCGCAGCATCCTGGAACTGGTGGCCACGGTGGTGCCCTTCCTGCTGCTCTGGACGCTGGCCTGGCTGTCGATGATGATCAGCTATTGGCTAACCCTCGGCATCGCAGTTCTGAATGGCCTGTTTCTGGTGCGCCTGTTCTGCATCCAGCACGATTGCGGCCATGGCTCGTTCTTCAAAAGCCGGACGGTGCAGGATTGGGTGGGCCGCTGCCTGGGCGTGCTGACGCTGACCCCCTATGATGTCTGGCGGCGCACCCATTCCATCCATCATGCCCAGCATGGCAATCTCGATCAGCGCGGGATCGGCGATGTGCTGACCCTCACGGTCGAGGAATACCGCGCCCGGGGCCGCTTTGGCCGCCTGATGTACCGGCTCTACCGCAACCCGCTGGTGCTGTTCGTGCTGGGACCAAGCTATCTGTTCATCCTGCAGAACCGGCTGCCGCTCGGTCTGATGACCTCGGGCTGGCGCTACTGGCTGTCGGCCATGGGCACCAATGCGGTGCTGGCCATCATTCTGGGGCTGATGATCTGGCTCGGCGGGCTGATGCCGCTGCTGCTGATCTATCTGCCCACCTCGATGATCGCGGGCACCATTGGCGTCTGGCTGTTCTATGTGCAGCACCAGTTCGAAGAAACCCATTGGGCGAAGGGCGATGACTGGCAGCTGCACGAGGCGGCGCTGGCTGGATCGTCGCATTATGTGCTGCCGCAACCGCTGCGCTGGCTGTCCGCGAATATCGGCATCCACCATGTGCACCACCTCTACAGCCGGATCCCCTTCTACCGCCTGCCGGAAATCCTGCGCGATTATGCCGAACTGGCCGAGGCACAGCGCCTGACCCCGCTGGAAAGCCTGCGCTCGGTCAATATGCACCTGTGGGACGAAAAGCTGGGCCGCCTGCTGTCCTTCCGCGAGGTGCGCAGCCTTTACGGCGTCGCCTGA
- the mraY gene encoding phospho-N-acetylmuramoyl-pentapeptide-transferase, which translates to MLYLLTEFSDGGDVFNLFRYITFRAGAAFATALIFGFLFGRPLINLLRRKQGKGQPIRDDGPATHFAKAGTPTMGGLLILSALLVSTLLWARLDNPYVWIVLLVTVGFGLIGFADDYAKVTKQNTKGVSGRVRMGLGLIIAALAAYAAARFHPEPLTNQLALPLFKDALINLGILFVPFGMIVIVGAANAVNLTDGLDGLAIMPVMIAAGTLGTIAYVVGNFNFTEYLGVHFVPGTGELLIFASALFGGGLGFLWYNAPPAAVFMGDTGSLALGGALGAIAVCTKHEIVLAIVGGLFVVEALSVIIQVLYFKRTGRRVFLMAPIHHHFEKKGWAEPQIVIRFWIISLILALIGLATLKVR; encoded by the coding sequence ATGCTGTATCTGCTCACAGAATTCTCCGATGGCGGGGATGTGTTCAACCTGTTCCGCTATATCACCTTCCGCGCGGGCGCGGCCTTTGCCACGGCGCTGATCTTCGGCTTCCTGTTCGGGCGGCCCCTGATCAACCTGCTGCGCCGCAAGCAGGGCAAGGGCCAGCCGATCCGCGATGATGGCCCGGCCACGCATTTTGCCAAGGCGGGCACGCCCACGATGGGCGGGCTGTTGATCCTGTCGGCGCTGCTGGTCTCGACCCTGCTCTGGGCGCGGCTGGACAACCCCTATGTCTGGATCGTGCTCTTGGTGACGGTGGGTTTTGGCCTGATCGGCTTTGCCGATGATTATGCCAAGGTCACCAAGCAGAACACCAAGGGTGTTTCGGGCCGGGTGCGCATGGGGCTGGGCCTGATCATTGCGGCGCTGGCGGCCTATGCGGCGGCGCGCTTTCATCCCGAACCGCTGACCAATCAGCTGGCCTTGCCGCTGTTCAAGGATGCGCTGATCAATCTGGGCATCCTGTTCGTGCCCTTTGGCATGATCGTGATCGTGGGGGCCGCCAATGCGGTGAACCTGACCGACGGTCTGGACGGGCTGGCAATCATGCCGGTGATGATCGCGGCAGGCACGCTGGGCACGATTGCCTATGTGGTGGGCAACTTCAACTTCACCGAATATCTGGGCGTGCATTTCGTGCCGGGCACGGGGGAGTTGCTGATCTTCGCCTCGGCGCTGTTCGGCGGGGGGCTGGGCTTCCTGTGGTACAACGCCCCGCCGGCCGCCGTTTTCATGGGCGATACCGGCAGTCTGGCGCTGGGGGGCGCGCTGGGGGCGATTGCGGTCTGCACCAAACATGAAATCGTGCTGGCCATCGTCGGCGGGCTGTTCGTGGTCGAGGCGCTGTCAGTGATCATTCAGGTGCTCTATTTCAAGCGCACCGGGCGGCGGGTGTTCCTGATGGCACCGATCCATCACCATTTCGAGAAGAAGGGCTGGGCCGAACCGCAGATCGTGATCCGGTTCTGGATCATCTCGCTGATCCTTGCGCTGATTGGTCTGGCGACGCTGAAGGTGCGCTGA
- a CDS encoding UDP-N-acetylmuramoyl-tripeptide--D-alanyl-D-alanine ligase encodes MAPLWTSEDACAATGGHSAVTWQASGVSIDTRTLQPGDLFVALKDVRDGHEFVAAALAKGAAAALVSHVPDGVAADAPLLIVPEVLQGLEALGRAARARTQAKVIGVTGSVGKTSTKEMLRSLLGGQGRVHAAEASYNNHWGVPLTLARMPVATDFAVIEIGMNHPGEIAPLARMADLDVALITTVAAAHLFAFADVTEIAAEKAAICDGLRPGGTAILPADLAVTPLLLAKAQAVGARVLTFGDSAGADYRLIQAQLTPDATVAQAVHAGNRRLFRVQSPGRHFAVNALAVLAVGDALGLDPTIAAHDLGRWQPPAGRGMRERIHLDAVEDIGFELIDDAFNANPASMAASLDVLAIMPPRDGVGRIEKGRRIAILGDMLELGDTELALHAEIARHPAMAQIALVHCVGPRMRALHMALPERQRGEWVETAAELVHRAHLLVDAGDVALVKGSKGIKVSLIVDALRKLGQPGAQKTKGTE; translated from the coding sequence ATGGCGCCGCTCTGGACCTCTGAGGACGCCTGCGCCGCCACGGGCGGGCACAGCGCGGTGACATGGCAGGCCAGCGGCGTGTCGATCGACACCCGCACCCTGCAACCCGGCGATCTGTTCGTGGCGCTGAAGGATGTGCGCGACGGGCATGAGTTTGTGGCGGCGGCCTTGGCCAAGGGGGCTGCGGCGGCACTGGTGTCGCATGTGCCCGACGGCGTGGCCGCCGATGCGCCGCTGCTGATCGTGCCGGAAGTATTGCAGGGGCTGGAGGCGCTGGGGCGGGCCGCGCGTGCCCGGACGCAGGCCAAGGTGATCGGCGTCACCGGCTCGGTCGGCAAGACCTCGACCAAGGAAATGCTGCGCAGCCTGCTGGGGGGGCAGGGTCGTGTCCATGCGGCAGAGGCAAGCTACAACAACCACTGGGGTGTGCCGCTGACACTGGCACGGATGCCTGTGGCGACCGATTTCGCGGTGATCGAGATCGGCATGAACCACCCCGGCGAGATTGCGCCGCTGGCGCGCATGGCCGATCTGGATGTGGCGCTGATCACCACGGTGGCGGCGGCGCATCTGTTTGCCTTTGCCGATGTGACCGAGATTGCCGCCGAAAAGGCCGCGATCTGCGACGGGCTGCGCCCCGGTGGCACCGCGATCCTGCCCGCCGATCTGGCCGTGACGCCGCTGCTGCTGGCGAAGGCACAGGCGGTCGGCGCCCGGGTTCTGACCTTTGGCGACAGCGCCGGGGCCGATTACCGGTTGATACAGGCGCAGCTGACCCCCGATGCCACGGTGGCGCAGGCGGTTCACGCGGGCAACCGCCGCCTGTTCCGGGTGCAATCACCGGGCCGTCATTTTGCCGTCAATGCGCTGGCTGTGCTGGCGGTGGGCGATGCGCTGGGGCTGGATCCGACCATTGCCGCGCATGATCTGGGCCGCTGGCAGCCGCCTGCCGGGCGCGGGATGCGCGAGCGCATCCATCTGGACGCGGTAGAGGACATCGGGTTCGAGCTGATCGACGACGCGTTCAACGCCAACCCGGCCTCGATGGCCGCAAGCCTTGACGTGCTGGCGATCATGCCGCCGCGCGACGGGGTAGGGCGCATCGAAAAGGGCCGCCGCATCGCCATTCTGGGCGATATGCTGGAACTGGGCGACACCGAACTGGCCCTGCACGCCGAGATTGCCCGCCACCCGGCCATGGCGCAGATTGCGCTGGTCCATTGCGTCGGCCCGCGGATGCGGGCGCTGCACATGGCGCTGCCCGAACGGCAGCGCGGCGAATGGGTGGAAACGGCCGCCGAACTGGTGCATCGCGCGCATCTGCTGGTGGATGCGGGCGATGTCGCGCTCGTGAAGGGATCGAAAGGCATCAAGGTCAGCCTGATCGTTGACGCCCTGCGCAAATTGGGGCAACCCGGCGCGCAGAAAACCAAAGGGACAGAGTAA